One genomic segment of Gossypium arboreum isolate Shixiya-1 chromosome 3, ASM2569848v2, whole genome shotgun sequence includes these proteins:
- the LOC128290459 gene encoding UDP-glycosyltransferase 75C1-like — protein MSQPHFLLVTYPAQGHINPSLQFAKHLIRIGVRVTFITCISARRRMTKVPTAQGLTLLPFSDGYDDGFQPGDDVDHYLSELRRRGKEAISEFITSSENEGKPVTCIVYTLFIHWATEVARRHHIPTALLWIQPATVFDIYYFYFNGYESTIKAQADETNPKRSIKLPGLPLLATRDLPSFVTASNVYCWALSLLQEQMDVFAVESNPKILVNTFDALEHEALNAIGNFNMLGIGPLIPSSFLNSNDSLDNSLRTDLFESDSKDYLQWLDSKPKSAVVYVSFGSIAVLTKQQVEEIARALISSRRPFLWVLRNRKDGGYDEIEEEKLTCREELEQFGMVVPWCSQVEVLSHPSLGCFVTHCGWNSTLESMLAGLPVVAFPQWTDQGTNAKLIEDVWGNGVRVSANEEGIVERDEIVRCLDLVMGDDEKGMEVKKNVEKWEGLAREASMEGGSMDMNLKAFVDDVAQGCWK, from the coding sequence ATGTCACAGCCTCATTTCCTCCTAGTGACCTACCCTGCACAAGGCCACATAAACCCAAGCTTACAATTTGCCAAGCATCTTATCCGTATTGGAGTACGTGTAACTTTCATTACCTGTATCTCCGCTCGCCGCCGCATGACCAAAGTCCCCACTGCTCAAGGCCTAACGTTATTACCCTTTTCCGATGGCTACGACGACGGTTTTCAACCCGGAGATGACGTAGACCATTACCTATCTGAATTGAGGCGACGAGGCAAAGAAGCCATCTCCGAGTTTATAACAAGCAGTGAAAACGAAGGCAAACCCGTCACTTGCATTGTCTACACCTTGTTCATCCATTGGGCCACGGAGGTGGCGCGTAGACATCACATCCCGACAGCTTTACTTTGGATTCAACCCGCTACCGTTTTTGACATCTATTATTTTTACTTCAACGGATACGAATCCACCATTAAAGCTCAAGCTGATGAAACAAACCCCAAGCGTTCGATAAAATTACCAGGTCTGCCGCTACTCGCCACCCGCGACCTTCCGTCGTTCGTCACCGCTTCAAACGTTTACTGTTGGGCACTGTCGTTGCTCCAAGAACAAATGGACGTCTTCGCCGTTGAATCCAACCCTAAAATCCTTGTTAACACCTTCGATGCTTTGGAACACGAAGCATTAAACGCCATTGGAAATTTCAACATGCTCGGCATCGGACCTTTAATCCCATCTTCTTTCTTGAACTCAAATGACTCCTTGGATAATTCCTTGAGAACCGATCTTTTTGAATCCGATTCAAAAGATTACCTCCAATGGTTAGACTCGAAACCAAAATCGGCCGTCGTTTACGTTTCCTTCGGGAGCATTGCGGTGTTAACGAAGCAACAAGTGGAGGAAATCGCTCGAGCTTTAATATCCAGCCGGCGACCCTTTTTGTGGGTGCTGAGGAACCGGAAAGATGGAGGCTACGATGAGATAGAAGAAGAAAAACTGACTTGCAGGGAAGAATTGGAACAGTTTGGGATGGTGGTTCCATGGTGTTCGCAAGTGGAAGTATTGTCTCATCCGTCGTTGGGTTGCTTCGTGACGCATTGTGGGTGGAACTCGACGTTGGAGAGCATGTTGGCCGGTTTACCGGTGGTGGCTTTCCCTCAATGGACGGATCAAGGGACTAATGCGAAGCTGATTGAAGATGTGTGGGGGAATGGGGTGAGAGTGAGTGCTAATGAAGAAGGGATCGTGGAACGTGATGAGATCGTTAGGTGCTTGGATTTGGTGATGGGGGATGATGAGAAAGGGATGGAAGTGAAGAAAAATGTAGAGAAATGGGAAGGGTTAGCCAGGGAAGCCTCCATGGAAGGCGGCTCCATGGATATGAACCTTAAAGCTTTTGTGGATGATGTTGCTCAAGGTTGTTGGAAGTAA